A genome region from Platichthys flesus chromosome 12, fPlaFle2.1, whole genome shotgun sequence includes the following:
- the LOC133966156 gene encoding E3 SUMO-protein ligase ZBED1-like, producing the protein MCFPVFPENAVKDDSRIARAAGLCKKLVGHFSHSWKQKMALKEAQQEHNLPEHSLITECPTRWGSRQKMMERILEQRQAISNVLSADRKTRHLVPSWQDLDVLESVNLALHPLQVFTDALSGESYVSVSYVKPVLHLLNTSVLAEKEDDTNLTKTIKVKILDYMNTKYDDPATQELLDTASFMDPRFKVSYISSERVQDIKTRVMSEMKETARKEGTPSDNTEAQSMDPPSNKKAKRSLGSLLKTSPGPTTSTASSMQLEQALEAELNSYLLSPTIDSEADPLAWWKLHQVTYSKLSKLARRYLCIAATSSPSERLFSTSGNVVTCQRACLKPSKVNMLVFLAKNLP; encoded by the exons atgtgttttcctgTCTTTCCAGAAAATGCTGTTAAAGATGACAGCCGCATTGCCCGTGCTGCTGGGCTTTGTAAAAAATTGGTGGGACATTTCTCCCACAGCTGGAAGCAGAAGATGGCACTGAAAGAAGCACAACAGGAGCACAACCTCCCAGAGCACTCACTCATCACAGAATGCCCAACTAGGTGGGGCTCGAGGCAAAAGATGATGGAGAGGATCTTGGAGCAGCGGCAAGCCATATCTAATGTCCTCTCGGCAGACCGAAAAACACGGCATCTGGTTCCCTCCTGGCAGGACCTGGATGTACTGGAGTCTGTAAACCTGGCATTACACCCTTTGCAAGTATTTACTGATGCTCTTTCCGGGGAAAGCTATGTGAGTGTTTCATATGTGAAACCAGTCCTTCATCTCTTGAATACATCAGTTCTTGCAGAAAAGGAAGATGACACCAATTTAACCAAGACCATTAAAGTGAAAATCCTGGATTACATGAATACAAAGTATGATGACCCAGCAACACAAGAACTTCTGGACACTGCATCCTTCATGGACCCCAGGTTCAAGGTCAGCTACATCAGCAGCGAAAGAGTCCAAGACATCAAGACCAGGGTGATGtcagaaatgaaagaaacagcACGGAAG GAGGGAACACCTTCTGACAACACTGAGGCCCAAAGCATGGATCCACCCAGCAACAAGAAGGCAAAGCGATCATTGGGCAGTTTGCTCAAAACAAGTCCAGGCCCCACCACTTCCACCGCATCTTCCATGCAGCTGGAGCAAGCTCTTGAAGCTGAACTTAACAGCTACTTGCTGTCCCCCACCATTGACAGTGAGGCAGACCCTTTGGCTTGGTGGAAACTCCACCAGGTCACCTACTCAAAGCTAAGCAAACTAGCTCGGAGGTATCTTTGTATAGCTGCCACTAGTTCACCCTCTGAGAGGCTATTCAGCACATCAGGGAATGTGGTAACATGTCAACGTGCATGTTTGAAACCCAGCAAAGTCAACATGCTGGTTTTCTTGGCCAAGAACTTGCCCTAA